In a single window of the Raphanus sativus cultivar WK10039 chromosome 9, ASM80110v3, whole genome shotgun sequence genome:
- the LOC108823437 gene encoding L-type lectin-domain containing receptor kinase VII.1 has product MKAPLFLPTLLLLTSLLNPISAVDFIFNGFFDDSPSPLSLFGNATIESKVLTLTNQTSFSTGRALYNTTVRTKDPATSSVLPFSTSFIFAMAPSKNAVLSGHGLVFLFAPSTGINGTSSAQHLGLFNLTNNGDPTNHVFGVEFDVFSNQEFKDIDANHVGIDLNSLESVFSNTSGFWSEDESPVFNPLKLNNGRNYQVWIDYRDSIVNVTIQLAGKIRPKTPLLSKPLNLSGVMEDEMFVGFTAATGRLVQSHIVLAWSFSNTNFSLSDGLITTGLPSFVIPKDSILKKTWFVSVLALICFLVVASVGLVSFVVVRKRMERARKRALMEDWEMEYWPHRISYEEIESGTKGFDEKNVIGIGGNGKVYKGLLQGGAVEVAVKRISQESSDGMREFVAEISSLGRLKHRNLVSLRGWCKKEVGSFMLVYDYMENGSLDRWIFEEDDERRHVLSCEERIQILKGVASGILYLHEGWDSKVLHRDIKASNVLLDRDMIPRLSDFGLARVHGHEQAIRTTRVVGTAGYLAPEVVKTGRASTQTDVFAYGVLVLEVMCGRRPIEEGKKPLMDWVWGLLEKGEILRGLDPRMVRTQDTSEAERVMQLGLLCAHPDPGKRPSMRQVVQVFEGEKAEVFGAESSEDVESWMVMKFGSWRSSREFSYGSSSHPTIEQLRLQSLSVSLSSWNSSILDGR; this is encoded by the coding sequence ATGAAAGCTCCTCTCTTTCTCCCCACCCTTCTTCTCCTCACCTCTCTTCTAAACCCAATCTCAGCCGTCGATTTCATCTTCAACGGCTTCTTCGATGACTCCCCctcgcctctctctctcttcggaAACGCGACCATCGAATCCAAAGTCCTCACCTTAACCAACCAAACATCATTCTCAACAGGTCGTGCTCTGTACAACACCACCGTCCGTACAAAAGACCCAGCAACCTCCTCCGTTCTACCTTTCTCCACTTCCTTCATCTTCGCCATGGCTCCTTCCAAGAACGCCGTCCTCTCCGGCCACGGCCTCGTCTTCCTCTTCGCGCCCTCCACGGGAATCAACGGAACTAGCTCCGCTCAGCACTTGGGTCTCTTCAACTTGACCAACAACGGCGACCCGACCAACCACGTCTTCGGCGTTGAGTTCGATGTCTTCTCTAACCAAGAGTTTAAAGACATCGACGCTAACCATGTCGGAATCGATTTAAACTCGCTCGAATCTGTCTTTTCCAACACGTCTGGGTTCTGGTCGGAAGACGAGAGTCCCGTGTTTAACCCCTTGAAGCTTAACAACGGAAGAAACTATCAGGTCTGGATTGATTACAGAGACTCCATAGTCAACGTTACTATACAGCTCGCTGGCAAGATCCGACCTAAGACTCCCTTGCTTAGCAAGCCACTGAACCTCTCTGGAGTTATGGAAGATGAGATGTTTGTCGGGTTCACAGCGGCTACGGGGAGATTGGTTCAGAGTCATATAGTGTTAGCTTGGAGTTTCAGTAACACTAACTTCTCTTTGAGTGATGGTTTGATCACAACCGGTTTGCCTTCGTTTGTTATACCTAAAGACTCGATCCTCAAGAAGACGTGGTTTGTTTCCGTCTTGGCACTGATCTGTTTCTTGGTTGTCGCCTCGGTGGGTCTTGTCTCGTTTGTTGTGGTGAGAAAGAGGATGGAGAGAGCGAGGAAGAGAGCGTTGATGGAGGATTGGGAGATGGAGTATTGGCCTCACAGGATCTCGTACGAGGAGATTGAGTCGGGGACCAAAGGGTTTGATGAGAAGAATGTGATTGGGATCGGTGGGAACGGGAAAGTGTATAAAGGGTTGTTGCAAGGAGGAGCTGTGGAAGTTGCGGTGAAGCGGATCTCGCAGGAGAGTAGCGACGGGATGAGAGAGTTTGTAGCCGAGATCTCGAGTCTTGGTCGGTTGAAACACAGGAACTTGGTTTCTTTGAGAGGTTGGTGTAAGAAGGAGGTTGGTAGCTTCATGTTGGTGTATGATTACATGGAGAATGGAAGTTTAGACCGGTGGATCTTcgaggaagatgatgagagGAGACATGTGCTTAGCTGTGAAGAGAGGATACAGATTTTGAAAGGTGTGGCTTCAGGGATATTGTATTTACATGAAGGATGGGACTCTAAGGTGTTACATAGAGATATTAAAGCTAGTAACGTGTTGCTTGACAGAGACATGATCCCTAGGCTGAGTGATTTCGGGTTAGCTAGGGTACATGGACATGAGCAAGCTATTAGGACAACGAGGGTGGTTGGTACAGCTGGTTATTTAGCTCCTGAGGTGGTTAAGACAGGGCGTGCTTCGACACAAACCGATGTTTTTGCGTACGGTGTGCTGGTTCTTGAAGTGATGTGTGGGAGGAGACCTATTGAAGAAGGGAAGAAACCGTTGATGGATTGGGTTTGGGGTTTGTTAGAGAAAGGTGAGATTCTGAGAGGACTTGATCCTAGGATGGTGAGGACACAGGACACTAGTGAGGCAGAGAGAGTTATGCAGCTTGGTTTGCTTTGTGCACATCCTGATCCGGGGAAGAGACCGTCTATGAGACAAGTGGTTCAAGTGTTTGAAGGCGAGAAGGCTGAGGTCTTTGGGGCTGAAAGTAGTGAAGATGTTGAGTCATGGATGGTGATGAAGTTTGGGTCTTGGCGAAGTTCGAGAGAGTTTTCGTATGGAAGCTCGTCGCATCCGACCATAGAGCAGCTCAGACTTCAGTCTCTGTCTGTGTCTCTTTCGTCTTGGAATAGCTCTATTTTAGATGGGCGGTGA